The proteins below are encoded in one region of Deltaproteobacteria bacterium:
- the hisZ gene encoding ATP phosphoribosyltransferase regulatory subunit, giving the protein MLNQPNISLPPGVKDSLPDEAEKIERIEECILKVLERCGFKRVITPFLEYLDVLSIGLGDDLKEKVFKFIDPTSGRVVAVRPDITPQVARIVATRMRDYKLPLRICYNEKVFRYQEPRSGRPREIQQIGAELITKELSPGADAEVIIIAINSLKGLGLKNFKIDIGEAGFVRGMLNTTILDDKEKGMIKDAIALKDGSALEVILDSLGDKITNKYKKVLKTIPSLFGGKEVLKKASSIAEGRQAKMAVANLSNILKILDTKGFQKFITFDLAEMRGFDYYTGIVFEGFAMGLGKSIMSGGRYDNLMQKYGYPCAAIGFAFDVENIVAAMAH; this is encoded by the coding sequence ATGCTCAATCAGCCCAACATATCCCTTCCCCCCGGCGTAAAGGACAGTCTGCCGGATGAGGCAGAAAAGATAGAGCGTATAGAGGAATGTATTCTGAAAGTTCTGGAAAGATGCGGGTTTAAAAGGGTAATAACGCCATTCCTTGAATACCTTGATGTGCTTTCCATAGGGCTTGGAGATGATTTAAAGGAGAAGGTATTTAAATTTATAGACCCAACTTCAGGCAGGGTTGTTGCTGTCAGACCGGACATAACCCCCCAGGTAGCAAGGATTGTGGCTACGCGAATGAGGGATTATAAGCTGCCCCTCAGGATATGCTATAATGAAAAAGTTTTCAGGTATCAGGAACCGAGAAGCGGCAGGCCAAGAGAAATTCAGCAGATCGGGGCGGAACTTATAACAAAAGAGTTGTCGCCAGGGGCAGATGCAGAGGTAATTATTATAGCGATCAATAGCCTTAAAGGTTTGGGGCTTAAAAATTTTAAGATAGATATTGGCGAGGCAGGTTTTGTCAGGGGTATGTTGAATACCACAATTCTGGATGATAAAGAAAAAGGCATGATAAAAGATGCCATAGCCCTGAAAGATGGTTCAGCATTGGAAGTAATATTAGACAGTCTAGGGGATAAAATAACAAACAAATATAAAAAGGTTCTGAAAACTATCCCATCTTTGTTTGGCGGTAAAGAGGTTCTGAAAAAGGCATCATCCATCGCAGAAGGCAGGCAGGCTAAAATGGCAGTGGCAAATCTTTCAAATATTTTAAAAATACTTGACACAAAAGGGTTTCAGAAATTTATAACCTTTGACCTGGCAGAGATGCGGGGGTTTGATTACTATACGGGGATAGTTTTTGAGGGATTTGCTATGGGGCTTGGAAAATCGATTATGAGCGGCGGGAGATATGATAACCTTATGCAGAAATACGGCTATCCATGCGCCGCCATTGGTTTTGCCTTTGATGTAGAAAATATAGTTGCTGCTATGGCACATTAA
- a CDS encoding RNA methyltransferase, whose protein sequence is MTLVMNNISIILVEPQSSGNIGSVARAMENTGFSNLVLINPVDYKNNEAYSMACNACGTLLNSKIFTNTEDAIKDSCLVVGATRRKGRERYPVLTLYESIPNILNAAKNNKVSILFGREDKGLKNEEIKLCDTLIEIPAHKKYPSFNLADAVLLVCHALFMAEKPSGPSITLAPWEELDGMYIHLEKTLRKLDYGKKGGAHLLRAIMRSFKRLFGRTGLMQKEVNMLRGICTQIEERVK, encoded by the coding sequence ATGACGCTCGTTATGAATAACATATCCATCATACTCGTAGAGCCGCAGTCATCCGGCAATATAGGCTCTGTTGCGCGGGCAATGGAAAACACAGGTTTTTCAAACCTTGTCCTTATAAATCCTGTGGACTATAAAAACAATGAGGCGTATTCAATGGCGTGCAATGCCTGCGGCACGCTCCTCAATTCAAAGATATTCACAAATACAGAAGATGCCATAAAGGACTCATGTCTTGTTGTAGGCGCTACAAGAAGAAAAGGAAGGGAACGCTACCCTGTGTTGACGCTTTATGAGTCTATTCCAAATATTTTAAATGCCGCAAAAAATAATAAGGTTTCAATACTCTTTGGAAGAGAAGACAAGGGGTTGAAAAATGAGGAGATAAAACTTTGTGATACCCTCATTGAAATACCGGCTCACAAAAAATATCCGTCCTTTAATCTGGCAGATGCGGTATTATTAGTCTGTCATGCGCTTTTTATGGCAGAAAAACCTTCAGGCCCGTCCATTACCCTTGCGCCATGGGAGGAGTTGGATGGAATGTATATTCATCTTGAAAAGACTTTAAGAAAGCTTGACTACGGCAAAAAAGGAGGGGCGCATCTTTTAAGGGCAATAATGAGGTCTTTTAAAAGACTTTTCGGCAGGACAGGCCTTATGCAGAAAGAGGTTAATATGCTGCGGGGGATCTGCACGCAGATAGAGGAGAGGGTAAAGTGA
- a CDS encoding adenylate/guanylate cyclase domain-containing protein, whose amino-acid sequence MRLPYIMNSHAVGNKNNGLMRLINRVAAPFKMSIRIKLAVVLSVLLSLLAVVIGIIMIGHQRRALEDQMRSLAGTITGEFSNNSKMPLLQNDRLTMNLLVQNLMNYPGIINAYILDEKLIVKGHKELEKVGIEYHGYKEDILNAGGPYPRLIRDDEDALTFASSIIFKKTKVGYTIVIFSKKFIQQKIKEARSRIILITASSIIAVLILSIPLASGLLNPIFRLLKGTKEIALGKFWYRIHSDRSDEIGDLILSFNQMASELEKKELLKGAFDRYVSKPIADEILKNPEKIHLAGERREATVLFADIRGFTGIALKMQPEEIVGLLNNYFTTLTEIIFHFKGTVDKFIGDAVMGVFGSPLYISGHLEYGVKAAFVINKALEEINRLRGKREAVQFPMGIGLDSGFVVAGSMGSKVRMEYTVIGNTVNTASRLSGIAKGGEILVSEDVYAKIAGNIAAVEMPDVNIKGIEKHFTLYNITGLKGEWEKGSQETVRMVMDKMRREGIAF is encoded by the coding sequence ATGCGGCTGCCGTATATTATGAATAGCCATGCAGTCGGAAATAAGAATAACGGCTTGATGAGATTGATAAACAGGGTTGCTGCACCTTTTAAAATGTCCATCAGGATAAAGCTCGCTGTAGTCCTTTCTGTTTTACTTTCCCTCCTGGCGGTCGTAATCGGGATTATAATGATAGGCCATCAAAGGAGGGCTCTGGAAGATCAGATGCGCAGTCTGGCAGGCACCATTACAGGAGAATTCTCCAATAACAGCAAGATGCCTCTCCTCCAGAACGACCGCCTTACAATGAACCTCCTTGTCCAGAACCTAATGAACTACCCGGGGATAATAAATGCCTATATACTTGACGAAAAGCTCATTGTAAAAGGCCACAAGGAACTGGAAAAGGTCGGCATAGAATATCATGGCTATAAAGAAGATATACTGAATGCAGGCGGGCCTTACCCGCGGCTTATAAGGGATGACGAAGACGCCTTAACCTTCGCCTCTTCCATAATCTTTAAGAAAACAAAGGTCGGTTATACAATTGTCATATTTTCCAAAAAATTTATTCAACAGAAAATCAAAGAGGCGCGCAGCAGAATAATCTTAATCACCGCCTCCTCAATCATAGCAGTCCTTATACTATCCATACCGCTGGCGTCAGGATTATTAAATCCCATATTCAGGCTTTTGAAAGGGACTAAAGAGATCGCCCTCGGCAAATTCTGGTATCGCATCCATTCAGACAGAAGCGATGAGATAGGCGACCTCATTCTTTCGTTCAATCAGATGGCGTCTGAACTGGAAAAAAAGGAATTGCTAAAGGGCGCATTTGACAGGTATGTGAGTAAGCCCATTGCCGATGAGATTTTGAAAAACCCTGAAAAGATACACCTTGCAGGAGAAAGAAGAGAGGCGACAGTCCTCTTCGCGGATATCAGGGGATTTACCGGCATAGCGCTTAAGATGCAGCCCGAGGAGATAGTCGGGCTCTTAAATAATTACTTCACAACCCTGACAGAAATAATATTCCATTTTAAAGGGACAGTAGATAAGTTTATCGGCGATGCGGTGATGGGTGTATTCGGCTCTCCGCTTTATATATCCGGCCACCTTGAATACGGTGTCAAGGCAGCCTTTGTGATTAACAAGGCGCTGGAAGAGATAAACAGGCTGAGGGGGAAAAGGGAGGCCGTTCAGTTCCCTATGGGTATAGGGCTGGATTCAGGATTTGTTGTCGCAGGTAGCATGGGGTCAAAGGTCAGGATGGAGTACACTGTTATAGGGAACACAGTAAACACAGCCTCAAGGCTTTCAGGCATTGCAAAGGGCGGTGAAATTCTCGTCAGCGAAGATGTTTATGCTAAAATAGCCGGCAATATTGCAGCCGTGGAGATGCCGGATGTCAATATAAAGGGTATTGAAAAACACTTCACCTTGTATAATATTACCGGTTTAAAGGGGGAGTGGGAGAAAGGGTCCCAGGAAACCGTTCGTATGGTAATGGATAAAATGAGGAGAGAGGGCATTGCGTTTTGA
- the serA gene encoding phosphoglycerate dehydrogenase has protein sequence MKVLVSDSMSDRCVEIFKNAPGLQVDVNTKLKPEELKKVIKDYHALVVRSATKVTAEIIEAADNLKVIGRAGTGVDNIDMQAATKKGIVVMNTPGGNTVTTAEHAVSMLMALARKIPQATASMRKGEWEKKKFEGTEITGKTLGILGVGNIGTVVADRAQGLKMNVIAYDPYLSQEAANRMGVLPVSLDDLYKRSDFISVHVPLTNETKNLVNRDAFAKMKKGVKIIDCARGGIVNEKDLSDAIKEGIVSGAAMDVFEKEPTPVDNPLLGLEEVILTPHLGASTAEAQENVAIAIAEQIVEYLVKGTIRNAVNVPSVPAELLASLSPYITLAEKLGSFQGQILKGGIEEVTVEYSGDVVSYDVTAVTVAAIKGLLDQVMDQQVNFVNAPFVAKERGIKVIEIKSSRAIDFASSITIKVKTKETENLVEGALFGKKEPRIVRIDKFFLDAVPEGYLLVLYNYDKPGVIGNVGTLLGSGSINIARLHLGRQAVGGEAVSVWNIDTPLPAELLSKLIKLPHMISAKVVKL, from the coding sequence ATGAAGGTGTTGGTAAGCGACAGCATGTCGGATAGGTGTGTTGAGATTTTTAAAAATGCGCCGGGTTTGCAGGTTGATGTAAACACGAAGTTAAAACCCGAAGAATTGAAAAAGGTAATTAAGGATTACCATGCCCTTGTTGTAAGAAGCGCAACAAAGGTTACTGCCGAGATTATAGAGGCGGCGGATAATCTTAAAGTAATAGGCAGGGCAGGGACAGGTGTTGATAATATTGATATGCAGGCTGCAACAAAAAAAGGTATTGTTGTTATGAATACCCCTGGCGGTAATACCGTAACCACAGCGGAACATGCGGTTTCCATGCTCATGGCTCTTGCAAGGAAGATTCCCCAGGCAACTGCCTCAATGCGAAAAGGGGAGTGGGAGAAGAAAAAATTTGAAGGCACTGAGATAACAGGCAAGACTCTCGGAATACTTGGCGTTGGCAATATAGGAACCGTTGTTGCAGACAGGGCGCAGGGGCTCAAGATGAATGTGATTGCATACGACCCGTATCTTTCGCAGGAGGCAGCCAACAGGATGGGCGTTCTTCCGGTGTCTCTTGACGATTTATACAAACGAAGCGATTTTATATCCGTCCATGTGCCGCTTACAAACGAGACAAAAAATCTGGTGAACAGAGATGCCTTTGCAAAGATGAAAAAGGGCGTAAAGATTATAGATTGTGCCAGAGGCGGGATAGTAAATGAAAAAGATTTATCGGACGCTATAAAAGAAGGTATAGTATCAGGGGCGGCTATGGATGTTTTTGAAAAAGAGCCGACGCCGGTGGATAATCCCCTCTTAGGCCTTGAAGAGGTAATTTTAACGCCGCATCTCGGCGCATCCACTGCAGAGGCGCAGGAGAATGTTGCCATAGCAATTGCTGAGCAGATTGTAGAGTATCTCGTGAAAGGCACAATCCGAAATGCTGTCAATGTGCCATCCGTGCCAGCGGAACTCCTTGCAAGCCTTAGTCCCTACATTACCCTTGCTGAAAAGCTAGGGAGCTTCCAGGGTCAGATACTCAAGGGCGGCATAGAGGAGGTTACCGTAGAATACAGCGGCGATGTGGTTTCATACGATGTTACGGCTGTTACAGTTGCTGCGATAAAAGGTTTGCTTGACCAGGTGATGGATCAGCAGGTAAATTTTGTAAATGCGCCGTTTGTTGCAAAGGAGCGCGGTATAAAGGTGATAGAGATAAAAAGTTCAAGGGCTATTGATTTTGCAAGCAGCATCACGATCAAGGTAAAAACCAAAGAAACGGAAAACCTTGTGGAGGGCGCCCTCTTCGGCAAAAAGGAGCCGAGGATTGTCAGGATAGACAAATTCTTTCTGGACGCCGTGCCGGAGGGTTATCTCCTTGTGCTTTATAACTATGATAAGCCTGGTGTTATTGGTAATGTAGGCACTTTACTCGGATCAGGGAGTATCAATATTGCAAGACTCCACCTCGGCAGACAGGCGGTTGGCGGAGAGGCCGTATCCGTATGGAACATAGATACGCCTTTACCGGCAGAGCTGCTTTCAAAACTCATTAAACTGCCGCATATGATTTCTGCAAAGGTAGTAAAATTGTAA
- the tolQ gene encoding protein TolQ yields MNVQNLSGNMQGGLWSMILGAGIMVKFVLIVLLAFSVLSWAIIIYKYRILKKMEKESGAFLEFFWYKKQFSTIFAAAANYRFTPLARLFAAGYNELLQARTQKKENIQFSIGETDSIQRALKKAMSNEISRMEKAVSFLATTGNTAPFIGLFGTVWGIMNSFSGIGLKGSASLAVVAPGISEALIATAIGLVAAIPAVVAYNHFVTRINRMAIEMENFAGDFLNIVERELERERR; encoded by the coding sequence ATGAATGTCCAGAACTTAAGCGGCAATATGCAGGGAGGTTTGTGGAGTATGATTTTGGGCGCAGGCATTATGGTAAAGTTTGTGCTTATCGTACTGCTTGCTTTTTCTGTTTTGTCGTGGGCAATAATTATATACAAATATCGCATCTTAAAGAAGATGGAAAAAGAATCAGGCGCATTTCTGGAATTTTTCTGGTATAAGAAACAGTTTTCCACGATATTTGCCGCTGCCGCAAATTACAGATTTACGCCGCTTGCAAGGCTTTTTGCCGCAGGTTATAACGAGCTTCTGCAGGCAAGGACGCAAAAAAAGGAGAATATCCAGTTTAGCATCGGCGAGACGGACAGTATCCAGAGGGCATTAAAAAAGGCAATGTCCAATGAAATAAGTAGGATGGAGAAGGCTGTTTCATTTCTTGCCACCACAGGCAACACTGCGCCGTTCATCGGTCTTTTTGGCACAGTGTGGGGCATAATGAATTCGTTCAGCGGCATAGGATTAAAAGGGTCGGCCAGCCTTGCGGTGGTTGCGCCCGGCATATCAGAGGCGCTTATTGCAACAGCTATTGGCCTTGTTGCGGCCATACCTGCGGTGGTTGCGTATAATCATTTTGTAACAAGGATTAACAGGATGGCAATTGAGATGGAAAACTTTGCAGGCGATTTTTTAAATATTGTGGAAAGGGAGCTTGAAAGAGAAAGAAGATGA
- the queD gene encoding 6-carboxytetrahydropterin synthase QueD, which yields MYELTVISDFAAAHSLRFYEGECERLHGHNWKVEVTVASKKLNKIGLAVDFKILKRTLENIIERLDHKYLNEIQPFDKENPSSENIARYIFKQFQKEIKGKDIKAARVKVWESENAAAVYYE from the coding sequence ATGTATGAACTTACAGTAATATCTGATTTTGCGGCAGCGCATAGCTTAAGATTCTATGAAGGGGAGTGCGAGAGGCTGCACGGCCACAACTGGAAGGTGGAGGTTACGGTTGCAAGTAAGAAACTAAATAAAATTGGGCTGGCTGTGGATTTTAAAATCTTAAAAAGAACATTGGAAAATATTATTGAAAGGCTTGACCACAAGTATCTGAATGAAATCCAGCCGTTTGACAAGGAGAATCCATCTTCAGAGAATATCGCAAGGTATATATTTAAACAGTTCCAAAAGGAAATTAAAGGCAAAGACATAAAGGCGGCAAGGGTAAAGGTATGGGAGTCTGAAAATGCGGCTGCCGTATATTATGAATAG
- a CDS encoding adenylosuccinate synthase, translating into MAKNIVVIGAQWGDEGKGKIVDILSEYADIIVRFQGGNNAGHTVVVGEEKFILHLIPSGILHRGKKCIIGNGVVIDPEVLLEEIDALQAKGQFQDKRDLLISEDAHLIMPYHKKLDAARERIRGKNKIGTTGRGIGPAYEDKVARCGIRCGDLLREEVFREKLKTNLLEKNHLLKNIFHENGFEMHNIYHQYMSYVEKIAGYITDTSLYIDGAIKRGENILFEGAQGTLLDVDHGTYPFVTSSNTVAGEAATGSGIGPTKLGKVIGISKAYTTRVGEGPFPTELKNEEGQRLREQGGEYGATTGRPRRCGWFDAVAVRYAARINGLDGVVLTKLDVLDKLDKIMICTGYNYNNNILKDFPSDSDILNKCEPIYEIIDGWNEPTSGIAKLDKLPANARKYIKRLEELIEVSIIMVSVGAGRKEAIMIENPFQ; encoded by the coding sequence ATGGCCAAAAACATTGTAGTTATCGGCGCCCAGTGGGGGGATGAGGGTAAGGGGAAAATCGTTGACATCCTCAGCGAATATGCCGATATAATCGTGAGATTTCAGGGTGGCAATAACGCAGGGCATACTGTTGTTGTAGGTGAGGAAAAGTTCATTCTTCACCTCATTCCATCCGGGATACTGCACAGAGGTAAGAAGTGTATAATAGGAAATGGCGTGGTAATAGATCCTGAGGTTTTATTAGAGGAAATTGATGCCCTGCAGGCAAAAGGTCAATTTCAGGATAAAAGAGACCTTCTTATAAGTGAAGATGCGCACCTGATAATGCCGTATCATAAAAAGCTCGATGCGGCAAGGGAAAGAATTAGGGGTAAAAACAAGATAGGGACAACCGGAAGGGGTATCGGCCCTGCGTATGAAGACAAGGTTGCAAGGTGCGGGATAAGATGCGGCGATTTGTTGAGGGAAGAGGTATTTAGAGAAAAACTCAAGACTAATCTTCTCGAAAAAAACCATTTGCTGAAAAATATATTTCACGAAAATGGTTTTGAGATGCATAATATTTACCATCAATATATGTCATACGTAGAAAAGATTGCCGGTTACATTACAGATACATCCCTCTATATTGACGGCGCAATAAAACGCGGGGAAAATATATTATTTGAAGGGGCGCAGGGGACGCTCCTTGATGTGGACCACGGAACCTATCCTTTTGTAACCTCCAGCAATACCGTAGCAGGAGAGGCCGCAACAGGAAGCGGCATCGGGCCGACAAAGCTTGGCAAGGTTATTGGCATATCCAAGGCCTATACAACAAGGGTTGGGGAGGGGCCATTTCCAACAGAGTTAAAAAACGAAGAAGGACAAAGGCTCAGAGAGCAGGGTGGAGAATACGGCGCAACAACAGGGAGGCCGAGGAGGTGCGGCTGGTTCGATGCAGTGGCTGTCAGATATGCGGCAAGGATAAACGGTCTTGACGGCGTGGTTTTAACCAAACTGGATGTATTGGATAAATTAGATAAAATAATGATATGTACAGGCTATAATTATAACAACAATATCTTAAAAGATTTTCCGTCTGACAGCGACATCCTGAATAAATGTGAACCGATATATGAAATTATTGATGGATGGAATGAACCGACAAGCGGTATTGCGAAGCTGGATAAACTACCCGCTAATGCCAGAAAATATATAAAAAGACTTGAGGAATTAATTGAAGTTAGTATAATTATGGTCTCAGTAGGCGCTGGACGAAAAGAGGCCATAATGATTGAGAATCCGTTTCAATGA
- the tolR gene encoding protein TolR, which translates to MIDLSRPKQRTVLSQINITPFVDVMLVLLIIFMVTAPMLQEGLDVSLPKVKAAGFSSEDEPLVITINKEGAMFINKNKIPISDLKEKLERIYQTRQWKGDKIVLLKADKEVFYGSVVAVMAEIRKAGIEKVGMMTEPVEEK; encoded by the coding sequence ATGATTGACCTTTCAAGGCCAAAACAGCGGACTGTGCTGTCTCAGATAAATATTACACCATTTGTAGATGTAATGCTGGTTCTGCTCATTATATTTATGGTTACGGCGCCCATGCTTCAGGAAGGGCTGGATGTAAGTCTGCCAAAGGTAAAGGCAGCCGGATTTTCATCAGAAGATGAGCCTTTGGTGATAACAATAAATAAAGAAGGCGCTATGTTCATAAACAAAAATAAGATACCCATTTCTGATCTAAAAGAGAAATTAGAAAGGATTTATCAAACAAGGCAGTGGAAAGGGGACAAGATAGTTCTTTTAAAGGCAGATAAAGAGGTGTTTTATGGTAGTGTAGTTGCGGTAATGGCTGAGATAAGAAAGGCAGGCATAGAAAAGGTTGGCATGATGACAGAGCCTGTTGAGGAAAAGTAG